The Cyanobacteriota bacterium genome segment ACCAATGGTGGGCAATGTCAATACGCCGGCAGAGCCAAACCCGATCGTGCTGTTGCACATAATCTAGAAATCTAGCCAGAGCAGCGGCGCGTCCGGGCCTGCCTACTAGCCGACAATGCAACCCCACACTCATCATTTTGGGGGCAACATCTCCTTCCTCATAGAGCACATCAAAGGCATCTCGCAAGTAAGCAAAAAACTGGTCACCAGCATTAAAGCCTTGGCTAGTAGCAAACCGCATATCGTTATTGTCTAGTGTGTAGGGAATGACTAAATGGGGCTTTCCATAGTCATAGACCCAGTAGGGCAAGTCATCTGCATAGCTATCGGCATCATAGAGAAACCCGCCTTCTTCTACCACCAACTTGCGGG includes the following:
- a CDS encoding allantoinase — translated: YFGEAAEREHLQQAIAIHTAVTGSRPLGWYTGRTSPHTRKLVVEEGGFLYDADSYADDLPYWVYDYGKPHLVIPYTLDNNDMRFATSQGFNAGDQFFAYLRDAFDVLYEEGDVAPKMMSVGLHCRLVGRPGRAAALARFLDYVQQHDRVWLCRRIDIAHHWYQHHPPMAVHPLTNDQSQ